The genomic interval GTGGCGCGACTTCACCCGGCCCTGGCGCCGGGAGAGCTTCCCCCGGGAGGCCATCGTCGACCAGGTGATGGCGCACCTGAAGGAGTTCGCCGAGCTGACGGACAAGGCCGCCGACCGCCGCGGCGACCGCCTGTTTCTGGCCACGCAGCCCGCCCGCGCCCTCGTGCAGGCGATTCAGGCGACCGACGCCGTCCGCCCGCGCCGGCGGGACTACGACGGCATCGAGGCGCAGCTCGTCGAGCTGGCCGCGAACCGGGACTTCACGCAGCCCCGGCGGGGCGCCGGCACCCAGTACGGCGGCAGCGTCACCCGCGCCCACGTCCTGGACCGGCACGCCAAGATGGTTGACGTCCTGGAACGGTTTGCGAAGGTGGCGGACGCCGATCTGGCGGCGCATCTGCAGGCGGAGCTGCGCGATCCCATCGAGCGCTACGACCGGCTGAAGATCGAGGCGGGTCGCCTCGACTTCGTCGATCTGCTGCTGAAGGCGCGGGACCTGATCCGCGACCACGACGGCGTCCGCCGCGACGCGCAGCAACGCTACGCGCGCATCTTCGTGGACGAGTTCCAGGACACCGATCCGCTGCAGGCCGAGATCCTGCTGCTGCTGGCGTCGGGCGATCCCGACGAGCGCGACTGGCGCGAGGTGACGCCCGGGCCGGGCAAGCTCTTCCTGGTTGGGGACCCCAAGCAGTCGATCTACCGCTTCCGGCGCGCCGACGTCGGCGTCTACCGGCAGGTGACCGAGCAGCTCGGCCGGCGCGGCGTGGCGAGCATCGCGCTGTCCACGAGCTTTCGTGCCGTGCCGGCCATCCAGCGCCTGGTCAACCGCGCTTTCGCGCCGCTGATGGGCTCGGCCGAGGACGCGGCGGCGGCCGCGTCACGCCCGGGCTACGTCCCGCTCGCTCCGCACCGCGCGGACGAGCCGTCGCAGCCGGCGGTGGTGGCGCTGCCGGTCCCGAGTCCGTACGGTTTCCGGGGCCGCATGACCGGGAGGGCCATCGAGGCGTCCCTTCCCGACGCCGTCGGTGCGTTCGTCGACTGGGTGGTGCGCGAGAGCGGGTGGACGGTGACGGAGCGGACGGCGGGACCGGCCGCCGAGGGTGGCGCGCCGGCGCGTGTACCCGTCGAGCCGCGCCACGTCGCCGTCCTGTTCCGCCGCTTCGACAGTTGGGGCGCCGACGTGACGCGGCCCTACGTCGACGCGCTCGAAGCGCGCGGCATCCGGCATCTGCTGGTCGGAGGCCGGTCGTTCCACGACCGCGAAGAAGTGGGCGCCCTGCGGGCGGCGCTGGCCGCGATCGAGTGGCCCGACGACGAGCTCTCCGTGTTCGCGACGCTCCGCGGTCCGCTGTTCGCGGTCGACGACGAAACGCTCTTCGCCTACCGGCACCGCTTCCGGCGCCTCCATCCGTTCCGGATCCCCGCCGAGGCGGCGGCCGGAGAGGGGGACGGCGCGGATCGCTTCCTTCCCATCACGGACGCCCTCGATCTGCTGAGCCGGCTCCACCGGCAGCGCAACGACGTGCCGATCGCCCGAACCATCGGGCAGCTTCTGGAGGAGACTCGCGCCCACGCCGCGTTCGTGATGCAGCGGGCCGGGGAGCAGGTGCTCGCCAACGTGCTCCAGATCGGCGAGATGGCGCGTGACTACGAGGCGGGCGGCGGGCTCTCGTTCCGCGGGTTCATCGAGCATCTGCGGGACGAGGCGGCCGAACGCCAGGCGGGCGAGGCGCCGATCCTCGAAGAGGGCAGCGACGGCGTACGGATCATGACCGTGCACGGGGCCAAGGGTCTGGAGTTTCCGGTGGTCATCCTGGGCGACCCGACCGCGCGGCTCTACCGGACGACGGCCGGCCGCTTCATCGACTCGGAGAAGGGTCTGTGCGCGCTCCGGCTCGCGGGCTGGTCGCCGCTCGACCTGCTCGATCACCAGCAGGAGGAGATCGAGCGCGACCGCGAGGAGGGGGTGCGTCTGGCCTACGTGGCCGCGACCCGCGCGCGCGATCTGCTGGTGGTGCCGGCGGTGGGCGATGCCCCGGAGCTGGACGACTGGATCGGCCCCGGCGGCGAGCCCGACGCCGGTCCCCGCCACCCCCTGCGCAGCGCGTGGGCGAGTCCTCTCTATGCGGCCGTCTATCCGCCGCTGCAGGGCCGGCGCAATCCACGGTCGGCGCCGGGGTGTCCGCGCTTCGGCCGCGATTCCGTGCTTGACCGGTCGGACGGTGATCCGGCCGGCAACGACACGGTGGCGCCGGGCCTGCATACGTTCCGGGACGTGGGGGGAGATCCCGGCGCCGGCCGGAACAGCCGTGCGGCCGCGGACAACGTGGTTCCGTTCCGCAGCCCGGCGGCGTCCGCGACGGGATCGGAAGATGCCGGCCATGGGGTCGTCTGGTGGGACCCGCACCAGCTCGCGCTCGGCGCCGGGGCGCCGGTGGGCATACGCCGGGAGGAGCTGCTGTCGAAGGATGCCCCGGACGCGGCGGTCGAGGCGGATCTCGAACGCTACCGGACGTGGCGGCGGCGCCGCGAGGGCACCGTCGAGCGGGCCGCCCGCCCGAGTCTCGTGCTGGCGACGGCGACCGAGCGGGCGCGCGCCGGGACCGCGGCGCGGACCGGCCGCACCGGGCCACCGGCCGGCGGCCCCGCGCTTCCAGGTGCTGGCGGGGGCAGTGGCGCAGGGCCGGAAGCCGCGCCGCACGCCGTGACCGTGGTGGAGCTCGAACGCGCGGTGGCGCGGCCGGCCGGCAAGCGCTTCGGCTCGCTCGTCCACGCCGTGCTCGCCAGCGTGCCGCTCGACGTGCCGGCCGGCGGCCAGGCGCCGGTGAAGGAGATCGCCCGGTTGCACGGCCGGGTGTTGGGCGCGGCGGATGAAGAGGTCGCCGCCGCGGCCGAGGTGGCGCGGCGCGTGCTGTCTCACCCGCTCCTGGCGCGCGCGCGCGCCGCCGCGCGGCGCGGAGACTGCCGCCGCGAGGCGCCGGTGAGCATGCGGACAGCCGACGGCGCCCTGGTCGAGGGGGTGGTCGACGTGGCCTTTCGGGAGGACGGGGCGTGGACCGTCGTCGACTACAAGACGGATCGGGATCTGGAGGCAGCGGACGGCGCCATCGACGTCTACCGCCGCCAGGTCGCCCTCTACGCGGAGATGATCACGCGCGCCACCGGTGCCCCGGCGAGCGCAGTATTGATGCAAGTGTAGGATCGGACCTGTGGCGGACATGGGCGCGGGAGGAAGCCGGTGAGTCCCAACGCGAAGAAGCGGGCGGCGCGCAGCCGGGCGGGTCGGACGGCGGGGAGGCCTGATGCCGGCGGCCGGACCGCCGCGCGGAGGTCGAGGTCGCTGCTCCTGGCACTCGGACTGGTTGCTCTGGCGGCTGGCGGCTGGGCGTTCCTGGCCTCGGGCCCGACCGAGATGACCGCCGCGCAACCGGCCGCCGTCGTCCCGTCGCTCTCGGTGAACGTCCACCGCGCGTTTCCGCACGACACCAGCGCCTACACGCAAGGCCTGCTGTGGTGGGACGGCAGGCTCTACGAGAGCACCGGCCAGTACGGGAGCTCCGACCTGCGGCGGATCGATCCGGCGAC from Acidobacteriota bacterium carries:
- a CDS encoding AAA family ATPase, translated to MGAGSAMSEPPLADADARERIRQSLGESLVVEAAAGTGKTSALVGRIVEVLARGDAAVDRILAVTFTEKAAGELKLRLREGLERARQSGPGTGAESGAAGAADGAAAHLDHAIAHLEEAQVSTIHGFCADLLRERPVEAGVDPGFEVLDDRAAQRIFRQAFETWLHGALDDQPPGVRRALRRRSTLFRFEESPAADAGPTDRLRRAAWQLAEWRDFTRPWRRESFPREAIVDQVMAHLKEFAELTDKAADRRGDRLFLATQPARALVQAIQATDAVRPRRRDYDGIEAQLVELAANRDFTQPRRGAGTQYGGSVTRAHVLDRHAKMVDVLERFAKVADADLAAHLQAELRDPIERYDRLKIEAGRLDFVDLLLKARDLIRDHDGVRRDAQQRYARIFVDEFQDTDPLQAEILLLLASGDPDERDWREVTPGPGKLFLVGDPKQSIYRFRRADVGVYRQVTEQLGRRGVASIALSTSFRAVPAIQRLVNRAFAPLMGSAEDAAAAASRPGYVPLAPHRADEPSQPAVVALPVPSPYGFRGRMTGRAIEASLPDAVGAFVDWVVRESGWTVTERTAGPAAEGGAPARVPVEPRHVAVLFRRFDSWGADVTRPYVDALEARGIRHLLVGGRSFHDREEVGALRAALAAIEWPDDELSVFATLRGPLFAVDDETLFAYRHRFRRLHPFRIPAEAAAGEGDGADRFLPITDALDLLSRLHRQRNDVPIARTIGQLLEETRAHAAFVMQRAGEQVLANVLQIGEMARDYEAGGGLSFRGFIEHLRDEAAERQAGEAPILEEGSDGVRIMTVHGAKGLEFPVVILGDPTARLYRTTAGRFIDSEKGLCALRLAGWSPLDLLDHQQEEIERDREEGVRLAYVAATRARDLLVVPAVGDAPELDDWIGPGGEPDAGPRHPLRSAWASPLYAAVYPPLQGRRNPRSAPGCPRFGRDSVLDRSDGDPAGNDTVAPGLHTFRDVGGDPGAGRNSRAAADNVVPFRSPAASATGSEDAGHGVVWWDPHQLALGAGAPVGIRREELLSKDAPDAAVEADLERYRTWRRRREGTVERAARPSLVLATATERARAGTAARTGRTGPPAGGPALPGAGGGSGAGPEAAPHAVTVVELERAVARPAGKRFGSLVHAVLASVPLDVPAGGQAPVKEIARLHGRVLGAADEEVAAAAEVARRVLSHPLLARARAAARRGDCRREAPVSMRTADGALVEGVVDVAFREDGAWTVVDYKTDRDLEAADGAIDVYRRQVALYAEMITRATGAPASAVLMQV